The Bacteroidota bacterium genomic sequence AACCATTAGTTACAGGGCTATTCGTTTTTATGTTAATTAGTTCAATTAATATTAAAGCGTCACAAGATGAAACTAGCAAATCCATTAAACTCACGCAAGAAGTGGCTTCAGATTTTGCTCGCCTGGCATTAAATTGCGTGCATAAGGAATATCCTAATAAAACAGGGCATGTGATGAATGATTCGACGGAGGTGCTCTCTCCTTCTGAAATGCATCCGGCTTTTTATGGATGCTTTGATTGGCATTCGTCGGTTCATGGTCATTGGATGTTGGTTCGGTTATTAAAACTGTTCCCAAATTTACCTGAAGCTGAAGAAATTAGGAATGCTATAAATTCAAATTTAAAAAAGGAAAACATTCTAAAAGAGGTTGAATATTATAATCAGGAAGGGCGTAAATCATTCGAGCGAACTTATGGTTGGGCATGGTTACTAAAACTTTCGGAAGAATTGCACGGCTGGAATGATAAAGATGGAAAACACTGGCTTGAAAATATAGAACCGCTTACTCAGCGTATGATTAAGGCTTATACAGATTTTCTTCCAAATCAAACTTATCCGGTCAGAACCGGGGTTCACCCGAATACCGCCTTTGGAATATCATTTGCATTAGATTATGCCCGAAAAATCAATGATGTTTCCTTTGAAGATTTTTTAATTGAAAGAAGTAAAACATATTTTCAGAATGATAAGGATGGACCGGCACTTTGGGAACCCGGTGGAGAAGATTTTTTATCACCTGTTTTAATAGAGGCCGATTTGATGAGAAGGGTTTTAAACCCTGATGAATTTGCAAACTGGTTTCATCAATTTTTACCCGGATTTAGCAATGATCAATATTCAAATTTAACCCAACCGGCAATTGTTTCTGACCGTAGTGATCCGAAAGGAGTTCACCTTGATGGATTAAACTTAAGCAGGGCATGGTGTATGTTGGGGATTTTAAATGCTTTATCCAAAGATGATCCTGTAAGAGAAATATTAAAAACAGCAGTTAATATTCATGCAACAAGTGCGTTGAATAACATTGCTACAGGAAGTTACGAAGGTGAGCATTGGCTGGCATCCTTTGCTGTTTATTTACTTTCGCTTGAACAATAACAAAACATTGGATTTACTCAACATCCAGTAAATAATTTAATTATAGTAAGTTACCTCGTTTTTCATATTTCCGACCAAATTATATTGTACTACAATTAATTATCCATAGGTATTCTTCCCTATTCTATCTATTCACTAAATATGATATATATCAATAGTTAAATATTTAGAGCACTTCAAATTATATATATATTTGTATATCTATTTATGTTAATAGCAAGATTAGTAGATATAGAATCAAACTCAATAGCAATAAAATCAAAAATTTATGAAACGAAAACAAAATTTTAAGAGCAAACTTACAATTGCTACTATGGTATTAGTACTTGCAAGTAGCAGTTTATTTGCCACCGACGGATACTTTGGTGTTGGTTTTGGCACAAAAAGCAATGGTATGGCCGGTGCAGGAATTGCACTTTTCCAAAATTCACTATTTGGAGCTAACAACCCTGCCGGTTTAGTATTTTTAGGTAATAAATATGGAGTAAGTTTAGCTGTTTTTAACCCGATTCGATCGTACGAAATTACTGGTAATCCAAGTATGTATCCCGGTACTTTTGGGTTAGCACCCGGAAAAGTAGAAAGTGAATCAAATATTTTTCTGATGCCTGCATTATCAGCTAACTGGATGCTTGATGACAAAAGTGCTTTCAATGTTTCTTTGTTCGGAAACGGTGGAATGAACACCGATTATCCAACTGCAACATTTCATGGTAATTCACCAACAGGTGTTAATTTAATGCAATTGTTTGGAGCATTCACTTACTCACGCAAATTAAGTGATAATTGGAGTGTTGGTCTGTCTGCAATAGCAGCATGGCAATCATTCGAAGCAAAAGGACTTCAGGCTTTTGCAGGTTTTTCAATGGATGGAACCAAATTAACCGACAATGGCGCAAGCTCAGCTTTAGGATTAGGAGGAAAACTTGGTATTTATGGTGAAATCACAAAAGGATTAACATTTGGAGCTACTTACCAGACCAAAATTTCAATGGGTCAATTTGATGAGTACGCAGGATTATTTGCCGAAAAAGGTGATTTCGATGTCCCTGCAACCTGGACAGCCGGTATAGCTTATGAATTTATTCCTGAGAAATTAGTTTTTGCGTTTGATGTTAAACAAATTTTTTACAGTAAAGTAAAATCTATTGCGAATACCATGATGAGTTCGACCGGACCAAACTTCCCAATGGGATCAGAAACCGGTGCAGGTTTTGGATGGCAAGATATGACCATTATTAAATTTGGTGTTGAATATGCAACTTGTAAAGATTGGACCTTAAGAACAGGTTATTCACACGGAACCAACCCTGTGCAGGCAAGCGAAGTAATGTTTAACATCTTGGCACCCGGAGTTATTGATGACCATATCACTTTAGGGTTTTCTAAAAAAATGGGCAAAAACGAATTGAATTTCGCTATTGTTCGTGCATTAGAGAATACCGTTATCGGTCCAAATCCAATGGAAGCACCTGGTCAACAAACTATTGGTTTAACAATGAGTCAATGGATTTTTGAAATTGGTTTTACATTTTAATCCGTCAAAAAGGATATTAAAGAGGCTGTCCATGTTGGGCAGCCTTTTTTTTGCATCAACATTATTAACAATTCGTAATAAAAAAATATAAGCACTCTTTTGATCGGGTTAAAAATGAAAATTCATAATTTTGCAGATCATAAACCTTGCGAACAAAACCTAAATATTAGCAACTAATCAATAGGTATTTCCTAATTAATTTAGAATTTGGTTCTTTCTCAGTTATAGTTAATCAACAAAAAAAATATTCTTAACTTGCTGATAAAAATATCACTTATTTACTTAATTGAATATTAACAAGTTTTAAATTTGGTTAGGTGATTCAAATGAACTACTTGGCAGCAAGCTGTCGAGGTATCAATTTGGAAATTCTTTTTATTGACGATGCAAGCATCGGAGTACCTGCCTGCGCAGGCAGGTTAATCTCATTTATCCCGATACGCTGCGCTATCGGGATTCCTGCCTGTACTGCTGTTAGGCAGGCAGGCGTTCATCTTACAGATTTCAATTCACTACGTTTTTGAAATCTGAGTTTCACGAATAAATGGTACTAAACCTCAGGGTTGAACAATGAACCCTTGTTTTCGGTGTAGAACTACGAGGAGAATTCAAACAAATTTCTCGCCTGCCATGCAGGCAGACAAGTCCGCCGAAGCGAACGCGAAAGAGGATTAAAAACACTTGGACATCACATTTTGGTAATTTTAATATCTTCATGAAAAAATCATCTCTCAAACCAAAAAATTTTGCACTTCTCGGTGCATCGGGTTATATTGCCCCCCGACATATGCACAGCATTAAGGAAACCGGAAACAATCTGGTTGCCGCACTCGATCCATTTGATAGCGTCGGGATAATTGATTCATATTTCCCAAATGCAGATTTCTTTACCGAACCGGAAAGATTTGACAGGCATCTTGATAAAAAAAGAAGAAATGGTGACGAAAAAATAGATTATGTCAGTATCTGTTCTCCAAATTATTTTCATGATGCTCATATTCGTATGGCTTTGAGAAATGAAGCTAACGCCATTTGCGAAAAACCGATTGTATTAAATCCATGGAATATAGATGCGTTGCAAAAAATTGAAAAGGAAAGCGATAAAAAGATTTATAATATTCTACAACTAAGACTTCATCATAGTATTATTGATTTAAAAAGAGAAGTGGATAATGGACCCAAAGATAAAATTTATGATATTGATTTAACATATATTACTGCTCGAGGGCCTTGGTATTTTATTTCATGGAAAGGTAATCCAGCTAAATCGGGAGGGGTTGCAACAAACATTGGGGTTCATTTTTTCGACATGTTGACTTACATCTTTGGTAAATGCAAGAAGAGTGATGTACATTTACTTGATCAACAAACAAATGCGGGTTTTCTGATTCTTGAAAGAGCAAGGGTTCGATGGTTTCTAAGTGTGGATGATAAATGCCTTCCGAAAGAAGCAATTGAAAAAAATCAAAGAACATACAGATCCATTACGATTGAAAACAGGGAAATTGAATTTTCGGGTGGATTTACCGACTTACATACCCTTGTTTATAAAGATATTTTGAATGAAAAAGGATTTTCACTCGAAGATGCCCGCGCTAGTATTGAAATGGTGTATCATATTAGAAATGCCAATGCAATTGGTTCAAAGGGAGATTATCACCCGTTTTTGAAGAAATAATTTTTTAATTTTATACTCAATTTGTGAATACTAACATTAAAATAGCAACCATAATTGGTGCAAGACCACAGTTTATTAAACATGCTGTGCTCGAACCTGAGCTTAAAAAACATTTTAAGCATATTTCTATTCACAGCGGACAACATTATGATACTGAGATGAGTCAGGTTTTTTATGACGAATTAGGAATTGATTTACCCACTTATACTCTAAATACCAATGGAACTTTGCATGGTGAACAAACCGCTGGAATTTTAATCGAAACTGAGAAAATCCTATTAGCTGAAAAGCCAGATATGGTCCTTATATACGGTGATACCAATACGACTCTGGCAGGTGCTTTAGCTGCATCAAAACTAAACATCTCTGTTGCACATATCGAATCAGGTATGAGGAGCTTTAATAAGAATATGCCTGAAGAAATCAATAGGATCGTAGCGGATCATTTGTCCGGATTATTATTTGTTTCCTCAGATCAATCGCTTGAACAGCTGAAAAAAGAAGGAATTTATAGTAATGTTTTCAATTGTGGGGACATCATGAAAGATTTGATCTTCACCATTTTAGAAAAGGGCTTACTTCATAGAAAATCGATGCCTACTGATATAATTTATTGCACTCTACATCGTCCTTATAATACGGACGAACCCGATCGATTAAAATACATTTTAGATCAACTTAATCATTTGAATAAAAATGTTGTATTTCCAATCCATCCCCGAACAAAAAAGATGATGACTAAATATAATTTCCATGAGGAAAATTTTACAAACATAGATTTTATTAAACCCCAATCTTATATAAATAATCTAAATTATCTCTACAATTCTGTTGCCCTAGTCACTGATTCAGGTGGAATGCAAAAAGAAGCTTATTTTCTCAAGAAAAGATGTATAACCATCAGAACTGAAACTGAATGGACCGAAACTCTAGATAATAATTGGAATACACTAATATTTGAAAATTTAGCACAGATAAATCAATTGCTTGAGCAACCGTTGGGTTCATGGAATAAAGAACTCTATGGAGATGGGAATGCAAGAAAGATCATCATTGATGAAATAATAAAATACTTCAAATAAAAGAGCAAAATACAAACGTATTATTTATTAAAAAATTTCTTCAGTATTCACTTTATACAGATTGCTAAAAACATGGATTTCAAAGACACTCAAATAACA encodes the following:
- a CDS encoding DUF2891 domain-containing protein; amino-acid sequence: MQASISRKPLVTGLFVFMLISSINIKASQDETSKSIKLTQEVASDFARLALNCVHKEYPNKTGHVMNDSTEVLSPSEMHPAFYGCFDWHSSVHGHWMLVRLLKLFPNLPEAEEIRNAINSNLKKENILKEVEYYNQEGRKSFERTYGWAWLLKLSEELHGWNDKDGKHWLENIEPLTQRMIKAYTDFLPNQTYPVRTGVHPNTAFGISFALDYARKINDVSFEDFLIERSKTYFQNDKDGPALWEPGGEDFLSPVLIEADLMRRVLNPDEFANWFHQFLPGFSNDQYSNLTQPAIVSDRSDPKGVHLDGLNLSRAWCMLGILNALSKDDPVREILKTAVNIHATSALNNIATGSYEGEHWLASFAVYLLSLEQ
- a CDS encoding outer membrane protein transport protein, whose protein sequence is MKRKQNFKSKLTIATMVLVLASSSLFATDGYFGVGFGTKSNGMAGAGIALFQNSLFGANNPAGLVFLGNKYGVSLAVFNPIRSYEITGNPSMYPGTFGLAPGKVESESNIFLMPALSANWMLDDKSAFNVSLFGNGGMNTDYPTATFHGNSPTGVNLMQLFGAFTYSRKLSDNWSVGLSAIAAWQSFEAKGLQAFAGFSMDGTKLTDNGASSALGLGGKLGIYGEITKGLTFGATYQTKISMGQFDEYAGLFAEKGDFDVPATWTAGIAYEFIPEKLVFAFDVKQIFYSKVKSIANTMMSSTGPNFPMGSETGAGFGWQDMTIIKFGVEYATCKDWTLRTGYSHGTNPVQASEVMFNILAPGVIDDHITLGFSKKMGKNELNFAIVRALENTVIGPNPMEAPGQQTIGLTMSQWIFEIGFTF
- a CDS encoding Gfo/Idh/MocA family oxidoreductase, which produces MKKSSLKPKNFALLGASGYIAPRHMHSIKETGNNLVAALDPFDSVGIIDSYFPNADFFTEPERFDRHLDKKRRNGDEKIDYVSICSPNYFHDAHIRMALRNEANAICEKPIVLNPWNIDALQKIEKESDKKIYNILQLRLHHSIIDLKREVDNGPKDKIYDIDLTYITARGPWYFISWKGNPAKSGGVATNIGVHFFDMLTYIFGKCKKSDVHLLDQQTNAGFLILERARVRWFLSVDDKCLPKEAIEKNQRTYRSITIENREIEFSGGFTDLHTLVYKDILNEKGFSLEDARASIEMVYHIRNANAIGSKGDYHPFLKK
- the wecB gene encoding UDP-N-acetylglucosamine 2-epimerase (non-hydrolyzing) is translated as MKIATIIGARPQFIKHAVLEPELKKHFKHISIHSGQHYDTEMSQVFYDELGIDLPTYTLNTNGTLHGEQTAGILIETEKILLAEKPDMVLIYGDTNTTLAGALAASKLNISVAHIESGMRSFNKNMPEEINRIVADHLSGLLFVSSDQSLEQLKKEGIYSNVFNCGDIMKDLIFTILEKGLLHRKSMPTDIIYCTLHRPYNTDEPDRLKYILDQLNHLNKNVVFPIHPRTKKMMTKYNFHEENFTNIDFIKPQSYINNLNYLYNSVALVTDSGGMQKEAYFLKKRCITIRTETEWTETLDNNWNTLIFENLAQINQLLEQPLGSWNKELYGDGNARKIIIDEIIKYFK